The following coding sequences lie in one Hydrogenophaga sp. PBL-H3 genomic window:
- the msrB gene encoding peptide-methionine (R)-S-oxide reductase MsrB, with amino-acid sequence MNFPVQKTEAEWRDLLAAKGAEPRAFDVTRHAHTERPYTGKYEQVWADGSYHCICCGNTLFDAKTKFDAGCGWPSFSQAVPGAITEITDRTHGMVRVETVCSQCGAHLGHVFDDGPTPTGLRYCMNSASLEHSPTKDTP; translated from the coding sequence ATGAACTTCCCCGTCCAGAAAACCGAAGCCGAGTGGCGCGACCTGCTGGCTGCCAAGGGCGCCGAGCCCCGCGCCTTCGACGTGACCCGCCACGCGCACACCGAACGGCCCTACACCGGGAAATACGAGCAGGTGTGGGCCGATGGCAGCTACCACTGCATCTGCTGTGGCAACACCCTGTTCGACGCGAAGACCAAGTTCGACGCCGGTTGCGGCTGGCCCAGCTTCTCGCAAGCCGTGCCCGGCGCCATCACCGAAATCACCGACCGCACCCACGGCATGGTGCGGGTGGAGACCGTGTGCAGCCAGTGCGGCGCCCACCTCGGCCACGTGTTTGACGATGGCCCCACACCCACTGGCTTGCGTTACTGCATGAACTCGGCTTCACTGGAGCACTCACCCACCAAGGACACACCATGA
- a CDS encoding YcjF family protein: protein MSPQEQQSILTIALLAGFADGHKDDTEREAIRRMAESLTREDVGVRLAGLYQDVLLKRVSLADAAASLQDAGQRQLAYEMAVCVCDADGRQSDAERAFLADLKTRLKLDPSQAAAFEREADALVDAAEQAAPVAVPAAAAAAVVSASVAPGVDLDKSILNYALINGALELLPQSWASMAIIPLQVKMVYAIGKAHGVELDQGHIREFIAAVGVGLTSQYLEQFGRKLLGGLLGKVAGRAIGGLGGAATGVAFSFATTYALGQVAKRYYAGGRVMSTALLQETFQSLLGPAKQMQAQYLPQIQQKAATLDAGQIMKLVKG from the coding sequence ATGTCCCCCCAGGAACAACAATCGATCCTCACCATTGCCTTGCTTGCGGGCTTTGCTGACGGTCACAAGGACGACACGGAGCGCGAGGCGATCCGGCGCATGGCCGAGTCGCTCACGCGGGAAGACGTGGGCGTGAGACTGGCTGGCCTGTATCAGGATGTGCTGCTCAAACGCGTGTCGCTGGCCGATGCCGCCGCCAGCCTGCAAGACGCCGGGCAGCGCCAGCTGGCCTACGAGATGGCCGTGTGCGTCTGCGATGCCGATGGCCGGCAGAGCGACGCCGAGCGGGCGTTTCTGGCGGACCTGAAGACACGCCTGAAGCTGGACCCGTCTCAGGCCGCTGCGTTCGAGCGCGAGGCAGATGCCCTCGTGGATGCGGCGGAGCAGGCCGCTCCGGTCGCGGTGCCCGCAGCAGCTGCCGCTGCGGTGGTTTCAGCTTCCGTGGCGCCCGGGGTCGACCTGGACAAATCCATCCTGAATTACGCGCTGATCAACGGTGCGCTGGAGTTGTTGCCGCAGTCCTGGGCCTCGATGGCCATCATTCCCCTGCAGGTGAAGATGGTCTATGCCATCGGCAAGGCACACGGCGTGGAGCTGGACCAGGGCCACATCCGCGAGTTCATCGCGGCGGTGGGCGTGGGCCTGACCTCGCAGTACCTGGAGCAGTTCGGGCGCAAGTTGCTGGGCGGTTTGCTGGGCAAGGTCGCGGGCCGTGCCATCGGTGGCCTGGGTGGTGCCGCCACGGGCGTGGCGTTTTCGTTTGCCACCACCTACGCGCTCGGGCAGGTGGCCAAACGCTATTACGCAGGCGGGCGGGTCATGAGCACCGCTCTGCTGCAGGAAACCTTTCAGAGCCTGCTGGGCCCAGCCAAGCAGATGCAGGCACAGTACCTGCCGCAGATCCAGCAGAAGGCCGCCACGCTGGACGCCGGGCAGATCATGAAACTGGTGAAGGGGTAA
- a CDS encoding branched-chain amino acid ABC transporter permease — protein sequence MEFFIISMLNGISYGLLLFMLSSGLTLIFSMMGVLNFAHASFYMVGAYIGYTLSHWIGFWPALIVAPVLVGAMGALFERLTLRKVHKFGHVPELLVTFGFSYILLEVVQLIWGRTALDFGPPEVLRGPAFTLVHLADDSLQLVWGAVTSDVCSAAGVICSPFPATRGFMMLVALLMLLSLWLLLTRTRIGLVIQAALTHPETVESLGHNVPRVFMLVFGAGTGLAGLAGVIGGSTFVTEPAMAATVGSVIFVVVVVGGMGSLSGAFLASLLIGVIQTFAVAFDYSFISLAQQLGLELSDATKNNSVVKLTLSQVAPILPYLFLVLILIFRPKGLLGTREG from the coding sequence ATGGAGTTCTTCATCATCTCCATGCTCAACGGCATCAGCTACGGTCTGCTGCTGTTCATGTTGAGCTCGGGGCTGACCCTCATCTTCAGCATGATGGGCGTCCTCAATTTTGCGCATGCCAGCTTCTACATGGTGGGGGCCTACATCGGCTACACGCTGTCCCACTGGATCGGCTTCTGGCCCGCGCTGATCGTGGCGCCCGTGCTGGTGGGTGCCATGGGCGCGCTGTTCGAGCGGCTCACGCTGCGCAAGGTGCACAAGTTCGGCCACGTGCCCGAACTGCTGGTGACCTTCGGTTTCTCGTACATCCTGCTTGAAGTGGTGCAACTGATCTGGGGCCGCACGGCGCTGGACTTTGGGCCGCCCGAGGTGCTGCGCGGCCCGGCCTTCACGCTGGTGCACCTGGCCGATGATTCCCTGCAACTGGTCTGGGGCGCGGTGACCAGCGATGTGTGCTCCGCCGCCGGCGTGATCTGCTCGCCGTTCCCCGCCACGCGCGGCTTCATGATGCTGGTGGCCCTGCTCATGCTGCTCTCGCTGTGGCTGCTGCTCACCCGCACCCGCATCGGCCTGGTGATCCAGGCCGCGCTCACCCACCCCGAGACGGTGGAGAGCCTGGGGCACAACGTGCCGCGCGTGTTCATGCTGGTGTTTGGCGCCGGCACCGGCCTGGCCGGCCTGGCCGGGGTCATTGGCGGCAGCACCTTCGTCACCGAGCCGGCCATGGCCGCCACGGTGGGTTCGGTGATCTTCGTGGTGGTGGTGGTCGGCGGCATGGGCTCGCTCTCGGGCGCTTTCCTCGCCTCGCTGCTCATCGGCGTGATCCAGACCTTCGCGGTCGCGTTCGACTATTCCTTCATCAGCCTGGCGCAACAGCTTGGCCTCGAACTCTCGGACGCCACCAAGAACAACTCGGTGGTCAAGCTCACGCTGTCGCAAGTGGCGCCGATCCTGCCCTACCTGTTCCTGGTGTTGATCCTGATCTTCCGCCCCAAAGGCCTTCTCGGCACGCGAGAGGGCTGA
- the cysK gene encoding cysteine synthase A, giving the protein MKANTILQTIGNTPHVRIQRLFGAATQQVWIKSERSNPGGSIKDRIALAMVEAAEQSGALQPGGTIVEPTSGNTGIGLAMVAAVKGYKIILVMPDSMSVERRRLMLAYGATFDLTPREKGMKGSIARAEEIVAATPGAWMPQQFNNPANVAVHVQTTAEEIAADFPEGIDAIITGVGTGGHITGVARALKARWPRLKVYAVEPAASPVISGGAPSPHPIQGIGAGFIPNNLDTSVLDGVIQVEAEPAREMARRCAREEGMLVGISSGATLTAIAQKLPDLPANAVVLGFNYDTGERYLSIEGFLPA; this is encoded by the coding sequence ATGAAAGCCAACACCATCCTCCAGACCATCGGCAACACACCCCATGTGCGTATCCAGCGACTGTTTGGCGCGGCGACGCAGCAGGTGTGGATCAAATCCGAGCGCAGCAACCCGGGCGGCTCCATCAAGGACCGCATTGCGCTGGCCATGGTGGAGGCCGCAGAACAAAGCGGCGCGCTCCAGCCCGGCGGCACCATCGTCGAGCCGACCTCGGGCAACACCGGCATCGGCCTGGCCATGGTGGCCGCGGTGAAGGGCTACAAGATCATCCTGGTCATGCCCGACAGCATGTCGGTCGAACGCCGCCGGCTGATGCTGGCCTACGGCGCCACGTTTGACCTCACGCCGCGCGAGAAAGGCATGAAAGGCTCGATCGCGCGCGCCGAAGAGATCGTGGCAGCAACGCCTGGCGCCTGGATGCCCCAACAGTTCAACAACCCGGCCAACGTGGCGGTTCACGTGCAGACCACGGCCGAAGAGATCGCCGCCGATTTCCCCGAGGGCATCGACGCGATCATCACCGGCGTGGGCACCGGTGGCCACATCACCGGCGTGGCCCGGGCGCTCAAGGCGCGCTGGCCGCGGCTCAAGGTGTACGCGGTCGAGCCCGCGGCCTCGCCGGTCATCTCGGGCGGCGCACCCTCACCTCACCCCATCCAGGGCATCGGCGCGGGCTTCATCCCCAACAACCTGGACACCAGCGTGCTCGATGGCGTGATCCAGGTCGAGGCAGAGCCAGCGCGCGAGATGGCGCGTCGCTGCGCGCGCGAAGAAGGCATGCTGGTGGGCATCTCCTCGGGCGCCACGCTGACCGCCATCGCCCAGAAGCTGCCCGATCTGCCGGCCAACGCCGTGGTGCTCGGCTTCAACTACGACACCGGCGAACGCTATCTGTCCATCGAAGGTTTCCTCCCGGCATGA
- a CDS encoding branched-chain amino acid ABC transporter substrate-binding protein gives MHFAIKSLTAASLLACALAAQAQKGETVKIALIDPQTGLMGPVGNNQVKSWQFFAEKFSQSNPAGVKFELIAFDNKLSPAESLNNLKAALDQGVRYIAQGNGSSVAGALIDAISKHNERNPGKEVIFLNYAAVDPDFTNSKCNYWHFRFDADTSMKMEAMTTFMKDIPDVKKVYLLNQNYSHGQQVAKFAKENLARKRPDVQIVGEDLHPLAQVRDFAPYIAKIKASGADTVITGNWASDMTLLVKAAGEGGYTGKFFTYYTGLTGTPTALGTGGEGRVYQVAYQHYNMGGQMGKWADEFKAKYKDDMYTGAIPLAYTAVSEAMAKAKSTDPVKVAAALEGLKFKGFNGEVEMRKLDHQLQQPLFVTVWQKADKKYPYSPENTGMTLAPVKEYPSYISSTPTSCQMKRPG, from the coding sequence ATGCATTTCGCCATCAAGAGCCTCACCGCCGCCTCGTTGCTGGCTTGCGCACTCGCCGCGCAAGCCCAGAAGGGCGAAACCGTCAAGATCGCCCTGATCGACCCTCAGACCGGCCTGATGGGCCCGGTCGGCAACAACCAGGTCAAGAGCTGGCAGTTCTTCGCCGAGAAGTTTTCCCAGAGCAATCCGGCCGGAGTGAAATTCGAACTGATCGCGTTCGACAACAAGCTCAGCCCCGCCGAGAGCCTGAACAACCTCAAGGCCGCGTTGGACCAGGGCGTGCGCTACATCGCCCAGGGCAACGGCTCCTCGGTGGCTGGCGCGCTGATCGATGCGATCAGCAAGCACAACGAGCGCAACCCCGGCAAGGAAGTGATTTTCCTGAACTACGCAGCGGTCGACCCCGACTTCACCAACAGCAAGTGCAACTACTGGCACTTCCGTTTCGACGCAGACACGTCCATGAAGATGGAGGCCATGACGACCTTCATGAAGGACATTCCCGACGTCAAGAAGGTCTACCTGCTCAACCAGAATTACTCGCATGGTCAGCAGGTGGCCAAGTTCGCCAAGGAAAACCTGGCACGCAAGCGCCCTGACGTGCAGATCGTGGGTGAAGATCTGCATCCGCTGGCCCAAGTGCGTGATTTCGCTCCCTACATTGCCAAGATCAAGGCCTCCGGCGCCGATACGGTGATCACGGGTAACTGGGCATCGGACATGACCTTGCTGGTCAAGGCGGCAGGCGAGGGCGGATACACCGGCAAGTTCTTCACCTACTACACCGGCTTGACGGGCACCCCCACCGCGCTGGGCACGGGTGGCGAGGGCCGTGTGTACCAGGTCGCGTACCAGCACTACAACATGGGCGGCCAGATGGGCAAATGGGCCGACGAGTTCAAGGCCAAGTACAAGGACGACATGTACACCGGTGCGATTCCGCTGGCTTACACCGCCGTGTCCGAAGCCATGGCCAAGGCCAAGTCGACCGATCCGGTGAAGGTCGCGGCCGCCCTGGAAGGCCTGAAGTTCAAGGGCTTCAACGGCGAAGTGGAAATGCGCAAGCTGGACCACCAGCTGCAGCAGCCGCTGTTCGTCACGGTCTGGCAGAAAGCCGACAAGAAGTACCCCTACAGCCCGGAGAACACCGGCATGACCTTGGCGCCGGTGAAGGAATACCCGTCCTACATCTCCAGCACGCCCACCAGCTGCCAGATGAAGCGTCCGGGCTGA
- a CDS encoding LLM class flavin-dependent oxidoreductase yields the protein MKQLKDIRLSMLDLVAVREGGSVADALAVALRTAQHAESLGFTRYWLAEHHNMSGIACSATAVLVGHIAGGTKHMRVGSGGVMLPNHAPLVVAEAFGTLAELYPGRIDLGLGRAPGTDPMTMRALRRNRTESEDDFPRDVAELQHLLGPTQPGQRVIANPGAGTNVPIWLLGSSLFSARLAAERGLPFAFASHFAPRLLLQALDVYRSHFKPSAQLAKPYVIIGVPLIAAPTDDEAEFLASSTYQRVLGILTGQRGQLPPPVQGFMQRLHPQERAGIADFLAAAVIGGPETVQEGLSALAQATEADEFMIVCDVFDPALRLRSLDFAAEAMAAPVSTGVAC from the coding sequence ATGAAACAGCTCAAAGACATCCGCCTGTCCATGCTGGACCTTGTCGCCGTGCGCGAAGGCGGCAGCGTGGCCGACGCGCTCGCCGTTGCCCTGCGCACGGCGCAACACGCCGAGTCGCTGGGCTTCACCCGCTACTGGCTTGCCGAGCACCACAACATGAGCGGCATCGCCTGCTCGGCCACGGCCGTGCTGGTGGGCCACATCGCGGGCGGCACAAAACACATGCGCGTGGGTTCAGGCGGCGTCATGCTGCCCAACCACGCGCCGCTGGTGGTGGCCGAGGCCTTCGGCACGCTGGCCGAGCTCTACCCCGGCCGCATCGACCTGGGCCTGGGCCGCGCGCCCGGCACCGACCCCATGACCATGCGCGCGCTGCGCCGCAACCGGACCGAGAGCGAAGACGACTTTCCGCGCGATGTGGCCGAACTGCAGCACTTGCTGGGCCCCACGCAGCCCGGCCAGCGCGTCATCGCCAACCCCGGTGCCGGCACCAACGTGCCGATCTGGCTGCTCGGCTCCAGCCTGTTCTCGGCCCGCCTGGCGGCCGAGCGTGGTCTGCCTTTCGCGTTTGCGTCGCACTTCGCACCGCGCCTGCTGCTGCAGGCGCTGGATGTGTACCGCAGCCACTTCAAGCCCTCCGCCCAACTGGCCAAGCCCTACGTCATCATCGGCGTGCCGCTGATCGCCGCACCCACCGACGACGAAGCCGAGTTCCTCGCCAGCAGCACGTACCAGCGTGTGCTGGGCATCCTCACTGGCCAGCGCGGCCAGCTGCCGCCGCCAGTACAGGGCTTCATGCAGCGCCTGCACCCGCAGGAACGTGCCGGCATTGCCGACTTCCTCGCTGCGGCCGTGATTGGTGGGCCCGAGACGGTGCAAGAAGGTCTGAGCGCACTGGCCCAAGCCACAGAAGCAGACGAATTCATGATCGTCTGCGATGTCTTCGATCCCGCCTTGCGCCTGCGCTCGCTGGACTTCGCAGCCGAAGCGATGGCCGCACCGGTGAGCACAGGCGTCGCCTGCTGA
- a CDS encoding protein adenylyltransferase SelO: MSFPLAWSHRFADLGPDFHTVLQPSPLPDPHWVGQSHAVARELGLEERWMLSDEALQTFIGNAVLPGMRPLASVYSGHQFGHWAGQLGDGRAILLGELPGPTGLLEIQLKGAGLTPYSRMGDGRAVLRSSIREFLCSEAMHALGIPTSRALCVTGSPGRVRREEIETAAVVTRVAPSFIRFGHFEHFSHSGQHAQLRTLADFVIDHFYPACRETAGNPYAALLQAVSERTADMVAQWQAVGFCHGVMNTDNMSILGLTIDYGPFQFLDAFNPGHICNHSDTGGRYAYNRQPNVAYWNLFCLGQALLPLMDDQQQALDALEPYKAHMPAALQRRMNAKLGLARVEDGDAELTEALMKLMAADAVDFTIFWRRLSHAVAGTLEPVRDLFLQRVAFDAWAARWQARLQSQPGFDADTTRAQMLRTNPQVVLRNHLGEVAIQRAKQGDFSEVARLQNALERPFEEVAGHEDLADFPPAWASQIEISCSS, translated from the coding sequence ATGAGTTTTCCCCTTGCCTGGTCCCACCGCTTTGCCGACCTCGGCCCCGATTTCCACACCGTACTGCAGCCCTCTCCCCTGCCCGATCCGCACTGGGTTGGCCAGAGCCACGCTGTGGCGCGCGAGCTTGGCCTGGAAGAGCGCTGGATGCTGAGCGACGAGGCTTTGCAGACCTTCATCGGCAACGCCGTGCTGCCTGGCATGCGGCCGCTGGCCAGCGTGTACAGCGGGCACCAGTTCGGCCACTGGGCCGGCCAGCTCGGCGATGGTCGCGCGATCCTGCTGGGCGAACTGCCCGGGCCAACGGGCCTGCTGGAGATCCAGCTCAAAGGCGCGGGCCTCACGCCGTATTCGCGCATGGGCGACGGCCGCGCCGTGCTGCGCAGCTCGATCCGCGAATTCCTTTGCAGCGAAGCCATGCACGCGCTGGGCATCCCCACCAGCCGGGCGTTGTGCGTCACAGGGTCGCCCGGGCGGGTGCGCCGCGAAGAGATCGAGACCGCAGCGGTGGTCACGCGCGTGGCGCCCTCCTTCATCCGCTTCGGCCACTTCGAGCACTTCTCGCACAGCGGCCAGCACGCCCAGCTGCGCACCCTGGCCGATTTCGTCATCGACCATTTCTATCCCGCCTGCCGCGAGACTGCCGGCAACCCCTACGCCGCGCTGCTGCAGGCTGTGAGCGAGCGCACCGCCGACATGGTGGCGCAGTGGCAGGCCGTGGGTTTTTGCCACGGCGTGATGAACACGGACAACATGAGCATCCTGGGCCTGACGATCGACTACGGTCCGTTCCAGTTCCTTGACGCTTTCAACCCCGGCCACATCTGCAACCACAGCGACACCGGTGGACGCTACGCCTACAACCGCCAGCCCAACGTGGCTTACTGGAACCTGTTCTGCCTGGGCCAGGCGCTGCTGCCCCTGATGGACGACCAGCAACAGGCGCTGGACGCGCTGGAGCCCTACAAGGCCCACATGCCGGCCGCGCTGCAGCGGCGCATGAACGCCAAGCTCGGCCTAGCCCGCGTGGAAGACGGCGACGCCGAGTTGACCGAAGCACTCATGAAACTCATGGCCGCCGACGCGGTGGACTTCACGATCTTCTGGCGCCGGCTCAGCCACGCGGTGGCGGGCACACTGGAGCCCGTGCGCGACCTGTTCCTGCAACGCGTCGCCTTCGACGCCTGGGCCGCGCGCTGGCAAGCGCGCCTGCAGTCACAGCCGGGCTTCGATGCCGACACCACCCGGGCGCAGATGCTGCGCACCAACCCGCAGGTGGTGCTGCGCAATCACCTCGGTGAAGTCGCCATCCAGCGCGCGAAACAAGGCGACTTCAGCGAAGTGGCGCGGTTGCAAAACGCGCTGGAACGCCCATTTGAAGAAGTTGCCGGTCACGAAGACCTCGCCGACTTCCCGCCCGCCTGGGCCAGCCAGATCGAAATCAGCTGTTCGTCATGA
- a CDS encoding 3-(methylthio)propionyl-CoA ligase has product MLGQMQSQPLLISTLIVHAERHHASGEIVSRRVEGDIHRSNWGQIAVRSRKVANALNGLNLAFSDRVATLAWNGYRHLELYFGVSGTGHVLHTLNPRLHPDQLTWIVNHAEDKVVCFDMTFLPLVKAVAAKCPTVKHWIALCDADKLPADSGLPGLQSYEAWIGGQPDTYHWPTFDENSASSMCYTSGTTGNPKAALYSHRSTILHAFTAALPDALSLSARDSVLPVVPMFHVNAWGLPYSAAATGCKLVFPGPAMDGKSIYELLESEKVSMAAGVPTVWQMLLGHLQANNLKFSTLKSTVIGGSACPPAMMKAFNDQYGVAVIHAWGMTEMSPLGTVCSLKNAQLALPAEEQHKVLLKQGRAVYGVDMKIVDDAGDELPWDGKRYGDLLVRGPWIIASYFKGEGGDPLRYDAQGQGWFPTGDVATIDPDGFMQITDRSKDVIKSGGEWISSIDVENIAMAHPAVAMAACVGMHHPKWDERPIVVVVKKPGAEVTREELLAFFEGKTAKWQIPDDVVFVDAIPLGATGKMQKMTLRQQLKDYVLPGI; this is encoded by the coding sequence ATGCTGGGCCAGATGCAGAGCCAACCCCTTTTGATTTCAACGCTGATCGTGCACGCCGAGCGGCACCACGCCAGCGGTGAGATCGTGTCCCGCCGTGTCGAGGGTGACATCCACCGCAGCAACTGGGGCCAGATCGCCGTGCGCTCGCGAAAGGTGGCCAACGCGCTCAATGGCCTGAACCTGGCTTTCAGCGACCGCGTGGCCACGCTGGCCTGGAACGGCTACCGCCACCTGGAGCTGTATTTCGGCGTCAGCGGCACGGGGCATGTGTTGCACACGCTCAACCCACGCCTGCACCCCGACCAGCTCACCTGGATCGTGAACCACGCCGAAGACAAGGTGGTCTGTTTCGACATGACCTTCCTGCCGCTGGTCAAGGCAGTGGCGGCCAAATGCCCCACCGTGAAGCACTGGATCGCGCTGTGCGATGCCGACAAGCTGCCTGCCGACAGCGGCCTGCCTGGCCTGCAGAGCTACGAGGCCTGGATCGGCGGCCAGCCCGACACCTACCACTGGCCCACGTTCGACGAGAACTCGGCGTCCAGCATGTGCTACACGAGTGGCACCACCGGCAACCCCAAAGCCGCGCTGTACTCGCACCGCTCGACCATCCTGCACGCCTTCACCGCGGCGCTGCCGGATGCCCTGAGCCTGAGTGCGCGCGACAGCGTGCTCCCAGTCGTTCCCATGTTCCACGTCAATGCCTGGGGCCTGCCGTACTCGGCGGCGGCCACTGGCTGCAAGCTGGTGTTCCCCGGCCCGGCCATGGATGGCAAATCCATCTACGAGTTGCTGGAATCCGAGAAGGTGAGCATGGCCGCGGGCGTGCCCACGGTGTGGCAGATGCTGCTGGGCCACCTGCAGGCCAACAACTTGAAGTTCAGCACGCTCAAGAGCACCGTGATCGGTGGCTCGGCCTGCCCGCCGGCCATGATGAAAGCCTTCAACGACCAGTACGGCGTGGCCGTGATCCACGCCTGGGGCATGACCGAAATGTCGCCACTGGGCACGGTGTGCTCGCTGAAAAACGCGCAGCTGGCGCTGCCTGCGGAGGAGCAGCACAAGGTGCTGCTCAAGCAGGGGCGCGCCGTGTACGGCGTGGACATGAAGATCGTCGATGACGCCGGTGACGAATTGCCCTGGGATGGCAAGCGCTACGGCGACCTGCTGGTGCGCGGCCCCTGGATCATTGCGAGCTACTTCAAGGGTGAGGGCGGCGACCCGCTGCGCTACGACGCACAGGGCCAGGGCTGGTTCCCCACCGGCGACGTGGCCACCATCGACCCCGACGGCTTCATGCAGATCACCGACCGCAGCAAGGACGTGATCAAGTCCGGCGGCGAGTGGATCAGCTCGATCGACGTGGAGAACATCGCCATGGCGCACCCGGCCGTGGCCATGGCCGCCTGCGTGGGCATGCACCACCCCAAGTGGGACGAACGGCCCATCGTGGTGGTGGTCAAGAAGCCCGGCGCCGAGGTGACGCGCGAGGAACTGCTGGCCTTCTTCGAGGGCAAGACCGCCAAGTGGCAGATCCCGGACGACGTGGTGTTTGTCGACGCGATTCCGCTGGGCGCCACCGGCAAGATGCAGAAGATGACGCTGCGCCAGCAGCTCAAGGACTACGTGTTGCCCGGCATTTGA